In Candidatus Desulfofervidus auxilii, one genomic interval encodes:
- a CDS encoding YkgJ family cysteine cluster protein, whose translation MKKIGNWPVVSLKDKFQFSCHKGLPCFTQCCLRLEISLTPYDIVCLKRVLNMSSEDFLEKYTQIKISEKIGLPMVALKKIKGKCPFLENDGCQIYVHRPSVCRLYPLGHAFSATRKEGVYFLLKEPECLGFKEKKTWTVAHWIESQGLQGYQKMNKDFSELIFLKTKFRPHGLTTQETKMFFMSCYNLDAFKEFVLKSSFLQRFILTKKEIKKISKDDEALLQLAFKWLKFALFGQPTLRCQR comes from the coding sequence ATGAAAAAAATTGGGAATTGGCCGGTAGTAAGTTTAAAAGACAAGTTTCAGTTTTCCTGTCATAAAGGTCTTCCTTGTTTTACTCAGTGTTGTTTGCGCTTGGAAATCTCCCTTACTCCTTACGATATAGTGTGTTTAAAAAGGGTATTAAATATGTCTTCAGAGGATTTTTTAGAGAAATATACCCAGATAAAAATTTCTGAAAAAATTGGTCTTCCTATGGTGGCCTTAAAAAAAATAAAGGGCAAATGCCCTTTTTTGGAAAATGATGGTTGCCAAATCTATGTCCATCGTCCCAGTGTTTGCCGACTTTATCCCTTAGGGCACGCCTTTTCAGCCACTAGAAAAGAAGGGGTTTATTTTTTATTAAAAGAGCCCGAATGCCTCGGCTTTAAAGAAAAAAAGACCTGGACCGTTGCTCATTGGATTGAATCACAAGGGTTACAAGGATATCAAAAAATGAATAAAGATTTTTCGGAATTGATTTTTTTAAAGACCAAATTTCGTCCTCATGGTTTAACCACTCAAGAAACCAAAATGTTTTTTATGAGTTGTTATAATTTAGATGCCTTTAAAGAATTTGTATTAAAAAGCAGTTTCTTACAGAGATTTATACTTACTAAAAAGGAAATTAAAAAGATATCCAAAGACGATGAGGCTCTTCTTCAATTGGCTTTTAAATGGCTCAAATTTGCCTTATTTGGCCAACCTACCCTTAGATGTCAAAGATAA
- the tsaB gene encoding tRNA (adenosine(37)-N6)-threonylcarbamoyltransferase complex dimerization subunit type 1 TsaB: MRILTIDTSTALGSVALIEKGEVKGQFDLNLPLTHNQRLIRSLKCLLEFTAVAVKEIDLFAVIKGPGSFTGLRIGVATAKGLAYSLKKPLIGINGLDALAHNFLHTPYLICPMLDARKKQVFTAFYQDSNGKIRRISDYKSISPEILLKSIRRKTIFAGTGVDIYKSLILSKLKERAIFPPLPLHRIHPEVIGTLALEALEKKEEADPITLVPFYIRPSDAELS, encoded by the coding sequence ATGAGGATATTAACCATTGATACTTCAACTGCTTTAGGAAGTGTAGCTTTAATAGAAAAAGGAGAAGTTAAAGGACAGTTTGATTTAAATTTACCCTTGACCCATAATCAGCGTCTTATAAGAAGTTTAAAGTGCCTTTTAGAATTTACAGCAGTGGCTGTTAAAGAAATAGATTTATTTGCCGTCATAAAAGGACCTGGTAGTTTCACGGGTCTGCGGATTGGGGTAGCTACAGCTAAAGGTTTAGCCTATTCTTTAAAAAAACCACTTATAGGAATAAATGGATTGGATGCCTTAGCCCATAATTTTCTTCATACTCCTTATCTTATCTGCCCTATGCTTGATGCCCGGAAAAAGCAAGTTTTTACTGCTTTTTATCAAGATAGTAACGGTAAAATAAGGCGTATTTCTGATTATAAATCTATCTCTCCTGAAATACTTTTAAAGTCTATTCGTCGTAAGACTATCTTTGCGGGCACAGGCGTAGATATTTATAAATCCCTTATTTTAAGTAAGCTAAAAGAAAGGGCCATATTTCCTCCTTTACCCTTGCACCGTATCCATCCAGAGGTAATAGGGACATTAGCCTTAGAAGCCCTGGAGAAAAAAGAAGAGGCAGATCCTATTACCTTAGTGCCTTTTTATATTAGACCTTCAGATGCAGAATTGAGCTAA
- the rseP gene encoding RIP metalloprotease RseP, whose translation MPLFWTVVILGALIFVHEWGHFLMARLCRVGVKTFSLGFGPKLLSKQIGETEYVLSAIPLGGYVKMVGESPGESVSEIEKEIAFLYQPLWKRSLIVLAGPIFNILFALVIFIFLFAILGKPWLLPKIGEVQPASPAAVAGLKKGDLILAVDNDFIKTWDDLAQKIQKHKGKVLTLLIQREKKRFTIEVKPEVKSLKTILGDIVEKPVIGIVAAGEVKIARLSPWTACIEATKQTWITTKLTIITLKNLILGKVSLKLLAGPVGIVQLTSHQAEAGLAALFSFAALISINLGIINLFPIPVLDGGHLFLFAIEAVRRRPLSLKTLEITQKIGLAILIALIIMVTYNDVLRLIHKSPLP comes from the coding sequence TTGCCACTGTTTTGGACAGTCGTTATTTTAGGGGCATTGATTTTTGTGCATGAATGGGGTCATTTTTTAATGGCTCGCCTTTGCCGCGTAGGGGTAAAGACTTTTTCTTTGGGCTTTGGTCCAAAATTATTGAGTAAACAAATAGGAGAGACAGAATATGTTCTTTCCGCTATTCCTCTAGGTGGTTATGTGAAAATGGTGGGTGAATCTCCAGGCGAAAGCGTATCTGAAATAGAAAAGGAAATAGCTTTTCTTTATCAGCCCCTTTGGAAACGGAGTTTGATTGTGTTGGCAGGTCCGATTTTTAATATTTTGTTTGCTTTAGTAATATTTATTTTTCTATTTGCTATATTAGGTAAACCTTGGCTTTTACCTAAAATTGGAGAGGTTCAACCTGCCTCTCCAGCGGCCGTGGCAGGTTTAAAAAAGGGAGACTTGATTTTAGCAGTAGATAATGACTTTATAAAGACCTGGGACGATTTAGCTCAAAAAATCCAAAAACACAAAGGGAAGGTGTTAACTTTACTTATCCAGAGAGAAAAAAAGAGGTTCACCATAGAAGTAAAACCTGAAGTAAAAAGCCTAAAGACCATTTTAGGAGATATAGTGGAAAAACCGGTAATTGGCATTGTGGCCGCAGGTGAAGTTAAAATTGCCCGACTTTCTCCCTGGACAGCCTGTATTGAGGCCACAAAACAGACTTGGATTACCACTAAATTAACCATTATTACCTTAAAAAATCTCATCTTGGGCAAGGTTTCTCTAAAACTTTTAGCTGGCCCGGTAGGCATTGTGCAGTTAACCAGCCATCAGGCTGAGGCAGGACTGGCCGCCTTGTTTTCTTTTGCTGCCCTCATTTCTATCAATTTAGGTATTATCAATCTTTTTCCTATCCCAGTATTAGATGGTGGACATCTTTTTCTATTTGCTATAGAAGCGGTCAGAAGACGTCCTTTGAGTCTCAAAACTCTGGAGATTACCCAAAAAATTGGCCTCGCTATTTTAATAGCCTTAATAATTATGGTTACCTATAATGATGTTTTAAGGCTTATCCATAAAAGTCCCTTGCCATGA
- a CDS encoding sugar phosphate isomerase/epimerase family protein translates to MFTHFFVNVPYDLLVKKYLPLFAKQLLNPEIYFPPEILDKWPEEEFRALAREIEQFNLKTTFHAPFFDLSLGSIEPKVRKATQERLEQTLDLVDFFHPLSIVVHLSYDPRVYDNRLEEWLENAVQTLEKLILIAERKKVYLNLENVFETQPDIFLMFLKRLSSNYVGICFDIGHIYAFTHTTLKDWEVIFPFIKQLHLHDNHGHKDEHLGLGRGNIDFLSLFSLLKKYKLYPVLTLEPHTEEAFWHSLDYLDKLPNETKNFLKTCPRLT, encoded by the coding sequence ATGTTTACCCATTTTTTTGTCAATGTTCCTTATGATTTATTGGTAAAAAAATACCTTCCTTTGTTTGCCAAGCAGCTATTAAACCCAGAAATTTATTTTCCCCCAGAAATTTTAGACAAATGGCCTGAAGAAGAATTTAGGGCCTTAGCAAGGGAAATTGAACAGTTTAATTTAAAGACCACCTTTCATGCCCCTTTTTTTGACCTCTCTCTGGGTTCTATAGAACCCAAGGTAAGGAAGGCAACTCAAGAAAGATTAGAACAAACATTGGATTTAGTGGATTTTTTTCATCCCCTTTCTATAGTGGTGCACTTATCTTATGACCCTAGGGTCTATGATAATCGTCTTGAAGAATGGTTAGAAAATGCAGTTCAAACTTTGGAAAAGCTTATTCTTATTGCTGAAAGAAAAAAAGTATATCTCAATTTAGAAAATGTATTTGAGACCCAACCAGACATATTTTTAATGTTCCTAAAAAGACTTTCTTCTAACTATGTAGGCATTTGTTTTGATATTGGCCATATCTATGCCTTTACTCATACTACCCTTAAAGACTGGGAAGTAATTTTCCCTTTTATCAAACAACTCCACTTACATGATAATCATGGTCATAAAGATGAACACCTGGGTTTAGGAAGGGGGAATATTGATTTTCTCTCTCTTTTTTCTCTGTTAAAAAAATATAAACTATACCCTGTTCTTACTTTAGAACCCCATACTGAAGAAGCGTTTTGGCACTCCCTGGATTATTTGGATAAATTACCAAATGAAACAAAAAATTTTTTAAAGACTTGTCCGCGGCTAACATGA
- a CDS encoding archease, translating into MKPYELIKHTADIGIKVYGEDKKSLFLNAAQAFFALITDPNTIVPKKEVNLEVEGDDLEDLFFNWLDELLFLFDTKGFVGREVSIEKIGQKTILAKIKGETFDPQRHPLNACIKAVTYHDFKVQKINNHFQAQVIFDI; encoded by the coding sequence ATGAAACCATATGAATTGATCAAGCACACAGCAGATATAGGTATCAAGGTTTATGGTGAGGATAAAAAGAGCTTGTTTTTAAATGCGGCTCAGGCTTTTTTTGCTCTTATTACAGACCCAAACACCATAGTTCCTAAAAAAGAAGTTAATTTGGAAGTAGAAGGGGATGATTTAGAAGATTTATTTTTTAATTGGCTGGATGAATTATTGTTTCTTTTTGATACCAAAGGATTTGTGGGTCGGGAAGTAAGCATAGAAAAAATAGGGCAAAAGACAATCCTGGCCAAGATAAAAGGGGAGACATTTGACCCACAGAGGCATCCTTTAAATGCCTGTATAAAGGCCGTTACCTATCATGATTTTAAAGTCCAAAAAATCAATAATCATTTCCAGGCCCAAGTTATCTTTGACATCTAA
- a CDS encoding universal stress protein produces MKKEKIEKRLLVAVDGSLNALKAVEYIGAIFKEDPVLKVSIIYVIPPLPPILYETSEEQELIDWQSSYRSKLEKKYRQQADEILGKVKKMLKDSGWTEGQFEDIALPGRSGPAPDLLFYAEQGLFDALVMGRRGKTKWEKIIMGSVTDKIIHAQKTVPIWIIAEPIFSKKILLAIDGSENAMRAVDHVGFILSGRTDVEITVFHVLDLKPFVILEKPPQKWQEIAEKKMASFMSQAQNMLIEAGLPKEKINLVIKPSDKDVAQEIIEHQKKEAIGTIAMGRRGLSRLKAFFLGSVSTKVLNMIEEGGVWIVD; encoded by the coding sequence ATGAAAAAAGAAAAGATAGAAAAAAGATTGTTGGTAGCGGTGGATGGTTCTCTTAATGCCCTTAAGGCCGTGGAATATATAGGGGCTATTTTTAAAGAAGACCCTGTTTTGAAAGTAAGCATAATCTATGTAATTCCCCCTTTACCTCCTATTCTTTATGAAACATCCGAAGAGCAGGAGCTAATTGACTGGCAAAGCTCTTATCGCTCAAAATTAGAGAAGAAATATAGACAACAGGCAGATGAGATTTTAGGGAAGGTAAAAAAAATGTTAAAAGATAGTGGTTGGACAGAAGGACAGTTTGAAGATATTGCTTTACCCGGACGTTCAGGTCCAGCCCCAGACCTTTTATTTTATGCGGAGCAGGGACTGTTTGATGCTTTGGTTATGGGAAGGCGAGGGAAAACTAAATGGGAAAAGATCATTATGGGTAGTGTTACCGACAAAATTATTCATGCCCAAAAGACGGTGCCTATATGGATAATTGCAGAACCTATTTTTTCTAAAAAAATACTTTTGGCCATAGATGGTTCCGAAAATGCCATGCGGGCAGTAGACCACGTGGGGTTTATCCTTTCTGGGAGGACAGATGTAGAAATAACGGTTTTTCATGTATTAGACTTAAAGCCATTTGTTATATTGGAAAAGCCTCCCCAAAAATGGCAAGAAATAGCGGAAAAAAAGATGGCTTCTTTTATGTCTCAGGCCCAAAATATGTTAATTGAAGCCGGTCTTCCTAAAGAAAAAATTAATTTAGTAATTAAGCCCAGTGATAAAGATGTGGCTCAAGAAATTATTGAGCATCAGAAAAAAGAAGCAATAGGCACTATAGCCATGGGGAGGAGAGGACTGTCTCGTTTAAAGGCCTTTTTCTTAGGCAGTGTTTCTACCAAGGTGCTTAATATGATAGAAGAAGGAGGGGTCTGGATAGTAGATTAA
- a CDS encoding cysteine desulfurase family protein — MIYLDYNATTPVFPEVKEAILPYFNEVFGNPSCIYSLGKEAKEAIEKAREQVAHFIHASPEEIIFTSGGTESNNTVFKGVLWALREKGRHVITTQIEHPSVVNPAMFMTELGFKISFVPPDTEGIVRAEEVEKAIKKGTVLISIIHANNETGVIQPIEDIAKIAREKGIFFHTDAAQSLGKIPVDVERLGVDLLTIAGHKLYAPKGIGALYMRKGTPFTPLIHGSGQENNHRAGTENVAFIVALGKACDLLKEKLEKKENLRLAKLRDKLWQSLCEKLEVVRFGHSKHCLPNTVFVGFKGLNGWEVLKKVPEICASTGAACQSGKAGISNILLAMGVAPSVAKGAVRFSLGYPTTEKEIDEAVNLITERLKSV; from the coding sequence ATGATTTATCTAGATTACAATGCGACTACGCCTGTTTTCCCAGAGGTAAAAGAGGCCATTTTACCCTATTTTAATGAAGTATTTGGCAATCCAAGCTGTATTTATTCTTTAGGCAAGGAGGCAAAGGAGGCCATTGAAAAGGCCCGAGAACAAGTAGCCCATTTTATTCATGCCTCCCCAGAAGAGATTATTTTTACCAGTGGTGGCACTGAGAGTAACAATACAGTATTTAAAGGTGTCTTGTGGGCCTTAAGAGAGAAGGGCAGACATGTAATTACTACCCAAATAGAACATCCTTCTGTGGTGAATCCTGCTATGTTTATGACAGAATTGGGTTTTAAGATAAGTTTTGTCCCCCCAGATACAGAAGGGATTGTGAGAGCCGAGGAGGTTGAAAAGGCGATAAAAAAAGGCACTGTTTTAATTTCTATTATCCATGCCAATAATGAAACTGGAGTTATTCAGCCTATAGAAGATATTGCAAAAATAGCCAGAGAAAAGGGAATCTTTTTTCATACTGATGCTGCCCAAAGTTTGGGGAAAATTCCGGTAGATGTGGAAAGATTAGGAGTGGATTTATTAACTATAGCTGGTCACAAACTTTATGCCCCAAAGGGGATTGGTGCCCTTTATATGCGTAAAGGCACACCCTTTACCCCTCTCATTCATGGTTCGGGTCAGGAAAACAACCATAGGGCAGGCACAGAAAACGTCGCTTTTATTGTAGCTTTGGGGAAAGCATGTGATTTATTAAAGGAAAAACTAGAAAAGAAAGAAAACCTCCGTCTGGCTAAATTAAGGGATAAGCTTTGGCAATCTCTTTGTGAAAAATTAGAGGTAGTGCGTTTTGGCCACTCCAAACATTGTTTACCAAATACTGTATTTGTAGGTTTTAAGGGACTAAACGGGTGGGAAGTATTGAAAAAAGTGCCTGAAATTTGTGCCTCTACAGGGGCAGCCTGTCAAAGTGGAAAGGCAGGGATTTCAAATATTTTATTAGCCATGGGAGTGGCTCCTAGTGTGGCTAAAGGAGCTGTGCGGTTTAGCTTAGGATATCCCACTACAGAAAAGGAAATAGATGAGGCAGTCAACTTAATCACAGAGCGATTGAAATCGGTTTAA